ATTGTCCTTTATTTTTCCAGCATATTTCTTCTTAAACTCTTTAACCATTTCCTGAGAGTTTTTATAGCCTTCTGCTCTTGCTAATTCATCATTGTCTTTTAAATCCTTATATTTGATGGTTTCAACATCTTCAACAATGGCTTCAAATATCTTCTTTTTTTCTTTTGAAACTAGATTCCAGTAGCAGTATAGCCTATCCCCTTTTTTCAATGGAGTTTTCCAAAGCTTACGGATTGTCATTGTTTTTTTACCTGTGATTATATCAATATCCTGACTTGAAAATGACAAAATAGGCATTTGAAACTCCCCCAATTAATTTATAACTTGCGCTCCGAATTCTGCTGTTTTGACCTTGATTGTTCCATCAAAATAATCTTTTAGGGATTCCGCCAGTTTAGTGAGTTCTACTGCATTTGGATTGTCTACATGCTCTAGGGCAGGATCCAATACGTTCTTGTTTCTGAACTGCTGAATCGTATAGATGTCTGATTTGACAGAACTGGCTATTTTTCTAATATCTTCATCCTTATGTAAAGTTGGAACCACGGTTGTCCTGGTTTCCAGCGTTACTCCGTAGCTGTTGATAATCTCCATTGAATTTTTAACGTCCTCTCCGACATCTTCTCCAACAACGTGTCTGTAATCTTCAAATGGAGCTTTTATATCCAATGAAACAAAATCAATTAAATCTTCCTTTAAAAGCTTATCCAATTCTTCAGGATAGATTCCGCTAGTGTCAAGCTTTGTTTTTAGATTTAATTGCTTTACATATTTCAAAATTTCTTTAACGGCTTCTGTTTGTAGTAATGGTTCTCCTCCAGAAATCACTATTGCATCCAAAAAGTCCTTTGAGGAATCTATTTCTTCACAAATCTCTTCCAATGTTACTTCAGTATGGTCATTTATCAATTCCACATTATGGCAGAATCTGCAGCATAGCGGACATCCTGACATGAATATGACCAGGGACATGTTTCCATGAAATTCAACAGAGGAGATTACCGTTCCACCAACAAACATTATTCTAAAACCTTTTTCATAATTTCAATGAACTTTTCATTTTCATCCTGAGTACATATACTGATTCTTACCCAGTAATCGTCAAGCCCCTTGAAGGAAGTGCAGTCACGCACAATTATTCCTTCAGCCATTAGCTTACGAGTTAATTCTGTTGCTGTCATTCCAGTATCTTCAACATTGAATAGGATGAAGTTTGATTTTGATGGAAATACCTTAAGAGAATCGATCTTATCCAATTCTGAATATAAATATTCCCTACTAGCTATTCCATCCCTGATTGATCTTTCGATGTATTCCTTGTCCTTAAGAGTTTCCAAAGCTGCAATATATGATAATCTTGTTAAGGAGAATACTGGTTTGATTCTGAAGATGTATTCAATTACTTCCGGAGAGGATATTCCAAAACCAATTCTCATTCCTGCCAAACCCATTACTTTGGACATGGTTCTTATTATGAATATATTCGGATACTTTTCAATCATATCCTTGTTTGTTATTTCTGCAAATTCGAAATATGCCTCATCAACGACTACCAGTATATCTTCATTTATCTCAGCAATCCTTGCAATGTCCTCTTGGGATATCAGAGTTCCTGTTGGATTGTTTGGAGTGCATAAGAATATCATTTTTGTTTTTTCTGTAATTGAATTTATTACAGAATCAACATCTAGCTTATTTTCCTCCATATCCCAACGAGCATATACAGGTACTGCACCATATTGCAATAAAAGATACTCATAGTACATATAAGATGGAAGAGGGACAATAAATTCATCACCTTCATCAATAAAAGTCTTAGCTAATACATCGATTATTTCATCTGCTCCATCCCCACCAACGATTACCTGATCGTCATCCACACCAGAATAAAGTGCATATTCATGTATAAGTTCTCTCAAATCAGATTCCGGATATCTGTTGATGTTTACCTCTTCACGAATGGCTGCAAGGGCTTTTGGAGAAGGACCCCATGGGTTTTCATTGGAACCCAATTTAATGATATCCTCCTTTTTAAGGCCGAATTCGGCAGCTATCTCATCCTGAGATCTTCCTGGAACATAAGAATCCATTTCACTTACAATTT
The genomic region above belongs to Methanobrevibacter sp. and contains:
- a CDS encoding anaerobic ribonucleoside-triphosphate reductase activating protein — protein: MFVGGTVISSVEFHGNMSLVIFMSGCPLCCRFCHNVELINDHTEVTLEEICEEIDSSKDFLDAIVISGGEPLLQTEAVKEILKYVKQLNLKTKLDTSGIYPEELDKLLKEDLIDFVSLDIKAPFEDYRHVVGEDVGEDVKNSMEIINSYGVTLETRTTVVPTLHKDEDIRKIASSVKSDIYTIQQFRNKNVLDPALEHVDNPNAVELTKLAESLKDYFDGTIKVKTAEFGAQVIN
- the hisC gene encoding histidinol-phosphate transaminase, with translation MKPRQIVSEMDSYVPGRSQDEIAAEFGLKKEDIIKLGSNENPWGPSPKALAAIREEVNINRYPESDLRELIHEYALYSGVDDDQVIVGGDGADEIIDVLAKTFIDEGDEFIVPLPSYMYYEYLLLQYGAVPVYARWDMEENKLDVDSVINSITEKTKMIFLCTPNNPTGTLISQEDIARIAEINEDILVVVDEAYFEFAEITNKDMIEKYPNIFIIRTMSKVMGLAGMRIGFGISSPEVIEYIFRIKPVFSLTRLSYIAALETLKDKEYIERSIRDGIASREYLYSELDKIDSLKVFPSKSNFILFNVEDTGMTATELTRKLMAEGIIVRDCTSFKGLDDYWVRISICTQDENEKFIEIMKKVLE